Proteins encoded by one window of Chanos chanos chromosome 7, fChaCha1.1, whole genome shotgun sequence:
- the gmpr2 gene encoding GMP reductase 2 produces MPRIENDIKLDFKDVLLRPKRSTLKSRSEVDLTRSFSFRNSKGSYHGIPIIAANMDTVGTFEMATALCQFSLFTAIHKHYAVDEWKEFAAQHPECVQNVAVSTGTGEGDFEKLSAIIAAVPQIQYICVDVANGYSEHFVHFVKDVRQKFPSHTIMAGNVVTGEMVEELILAGADIIKVGIGPGSVCTTRKKTGVGYPQLSAVIECADAAHGLGGHIISDGGCTCPGDVSKAFGAGADFVMLGGMLAGHSESGGETIEKNGKKYKLFYGMSSDTAMKKHAGGVAEYRASEGKTVEVPFKGPVEVTVRDVLGGVRSTCTYVGAAKLKELSRRTTFIRVTQQLNTVFGNDS; encoded by the exons ATGCCTCGCATTGAGAACGACATAAAATTGGACTTCAAAGATGTCCTGCTACGCCCAAAACGCAGCACCCTCAAATCCCGCAGCGAG GTGGACCTTACACGCAGTTTCTCCTTCCGGAATTCGAAGGGCAGTTACCATGGGATCCCAATCATCGCGGCCAACATGGATACGGTCGGAACCTTTGAGATGGCTACAGCGTTGTGTCAG TTTTCGCTTTTTACTGCCATTCACAAGCATTACGCAGTGGACGAGTGGAAGGAATTTGCAGCACAACACCCTGAATGCGTACAG aACGTGGCAGTGAGCACAGGCACGGGGGAGGGGGATTTTGAAAAGCTTAGTGCCATCATAGCGGCTGTACCTCAGATCCAGTACATTTGTGTCGACGTTGCTAACGGTTACTCCGAGCACTTTGTCCACTTTGTCAAAGATGTGCGACAGAAATTTCCGTCCCACACCATCATG GCTGGCAATGTGGTCACAGGAGAAATGGTAGAGGAACTGATTCTTGCTGGTGCTGACATCATCAAAGTGGGCATTGGACCGG gctctGTGTGTACCACGCGTAAGAAGACGGGAGTGGGCTACCCCCAGTTGAGTGCTGTCATTGAGTGTGCTGATGCTGCCCACGGCCTGGGAGGACACATCATCTCT GATGGTGGATGTACCTGCCCAGGCGATGTTTCCAAAGCTTTTG GTGCGGGGGCGGACTTTGTGATGCTTGGTGGAATGCTGGCTGGTCACTCTGAGAGTGGAGGTGAAACCATTGAGAAGAACGGGAAGAAATATAAACTCTTCTACGGCATGAGCTCTGACACAGCTATGAAGAAACACGCTGGGGGCGTGGCTGAGTATAG AGCTTCGGAAGGGAAGACGGTTGAGGTGCCTTTTAAGGGCCCCGTGGAGGTGACGGTTCGAGACGTCCTGGGCGGCGTGCGTTCCACCTGCACCTACGTCGGGGCCGCCAAACTGAAGGAGCTGAGTCGTCGCACCACCTTCATCAGGGTAACCCAGCAGCTCAACACCGTGTTCGGCAATGACAGCTAG
- the nedd8 gene encoding NEDD8 — MLIKVKTLTGKEIEIDIEPTDKVERIKERVEEKEGIPPQQQRLIYSGKQMNDEKTAADYKIQGGSVLHLVLALRGGDVHQHPQFHLLTR, encoded by the exons ATGTTGATTAAAGTCAAG acGCTCACTGGTAAAGAAATTGAGATTGACATAGAGCCAACGGACAAG GTGGAAAGAATaaaggagagagtggaggagaaggaggggatTCCACCTCAGCAACAAAGATTAATCTACAGTGGGAAACAGAT gAACGATGAAAAGACGGCCGCAGACTATAAGATCCAGGGAGGTTCCGTGTTACATCTGGTCCTTGCACTGAGAGGAGGAGATGTCCACCAACATCCACAATTTCACCTACTAACCCGTTAA
- the slc7a8a gene encoding solute carrier family 7 member 8a: protein MTDGPRQRGNGAGSSGDVAAESAKDSGNSGVALKKEIGLVSACGIIVGNIIGSGIFVSPKGVLENASSVGLALIVWIITGLITAIGALCYAELGVTIPKSGGDYSYVKDIFGGLAGFLRLWIAVLVIYPTNQAVIALTFSNYVLQPLFPTCFPPETGLRLLAAICLLLLTWVNCSSVRWATRVQDIFTAGKLLALGLIIIMGIVQICKGEYYWLEPVNAFEPFQDYDVGLIALAFLQGSFAYGGWNFLNYVTEELVDPYVNLPRAIFISIPLVTFVYVFANIAYVTAMSPQELLASNAVAVTFGEKLLGVMSWIMPISVALSTFGGVNGSLFTSSRLFFAGAREGHLPSLLAMIHVKRCTPIPALLFTCLSTLLMLCTSDMYTLINYVGFINYLFYGVTVAGQIVLRIKQPDMHRPIKVSLVWPVIYLLFWAFLLVFSLYSEPVVCGIGLAIMLTGVPVYFLGVYWDNKPQCFNTFVDKMTYLGQKFCVVVYPAEEGKKDDGCGEEGIEMKEEMSPLSGDGETSKSAEH, encoded by the exons ATGACGGATGGTCCACGGCAAAGGGGGAATGGAGCGGGATCCAGCGGGGATGTCGCGGCAGAGTCAGCAAAGGACTCTGGAAATTCTGGGGTGGCGTTGAAGAAGGAGATTGGTCTCGTCAGCGCGTGTGGAATTATTGTCG GTAACATCATTGGTTCCGGGATCTTTGTGAGTCCAAAAGGTGTACTGGAGAACGCGAGCTCAGTGGGCTTGGCGCTGATTGTTTGGATCATTACGGGGCTCATCACTGCCATTGGTGCCCTCTGCTATGCCGAGCTGGGTGTCACCATCCCCAAATCCGGAGGGGACTATTCCTATGTCAAGGACATCTTTGGTGGACTGGCTGG GTTTCTACGGCTGTGGATCGCAGTGCTGGTGATCTACCCCACGAACCAGGCGGTCATCGCTCTTACGTTCTCCAACTATGTCCTGCAGCCCCTCTTTCCCACCTGCTTCCCCCCAGAGACTGGCCTCCGACTGCTCGCAGCGATCTGCCTGT tgctgctGACATGGGTAAACTGCTCCAGTGTACGATGGGCCACGCGGGTCCAGGACATCTTCACTGCAGGGAAACTTCTAGCCCTCGGCCTCATCATCATTATGGGCATCGTACAGATCTGCAAAG GAGAGTACTACTGGCTGGAGCCTGTGAATGCCTTTGAGCCCTTTCAGGACTACGACGTTGGCCTGATCGCGCTCGCGTTCCTGCAGGGCTCCTTCGCCTACGGCGGCTGGAACTTTCTCAACTATGTCACAGAGGAGCTTGTGGACCCATATGT GAACCTCCCTCGGGCCATTTTCATCTCCATTCCCTTGGTGACGTTCGTTTACGTTTTTGCCAATATTGCGTACGTCACCGCTATGAGTCCCCAGGAGCTGCTGGCCTCCAATGCTGTAGCTGTG ACGTTTGGAGAGAAATTACTGGGAGTGATGTCATGGATCATGCCCATTTCTGTGGCACTGTCCACTTTTGGGGGCGTCAATGGCTCCCTGTTCACCTCCTCACg GTTGTTCTTTGCTGGTGCGAGAGAAGGCCATCTGCCCAGTCTTCTGGCCATGATCCACGTCAAACGCTGTACTCCAATCCCTGCTTTGCTCTTCACT tgTTTATCCACTCTCCTGATGCTGTGCACCAGTGATATGTATACTCTTATCAACTACGTTGGATTTATTAACTACCTTTTCTATGGGGTCACTGTTGCCGGGCAGATTGTGCTGCGCATAAAACAGCCAGACATGCATCGGCCAATCAAA gTGAGTCTGGTTTGGCCCGTGATTTACCTGCTCTTCTGGGCCTTCCTGCTGGTGTTCTCGCTGTACTCGGAGCCCGTCGTGTGTGGCATCGGCCTGGCCATCATGCTGACCGGCGTGCCCGTCTACTTCCTGGGCGTGTACTGGGACAACAAGCCCCAGTGCTTCAACACCTTTGTCG ATAAGATGACGTACCTGGGACAGAAGTTCTGCGTGGTAGTGTACCCTGctgaagaagggaaaaaagatgaCGGTTGTGGAGAGGAGGGAATCgaaatgaaagaggagatgTCTCCGCTGTCAGGGGACGGGGAAACGTCGAAATCGGCCGAACACTGA